The following is a genomic window from Thaumasiovibrio subtropicus.
TGCCAAGGGTGCAGTTCTTCGTGCTCAGGCACCGTTTCACCCGCTTCCCACGCGGCCATCCATTCAGGGCGATACACCAAGTATTGGTCAAAAATATCAGCAATTTTTCGCGCCAGCTGAAAGGTTTTTAAGCCATCGTTATCTTCTTCCAAGTAACGAGCTAAAGGCACAAACTCAGGGTGTTCAAGAAAATCGGGCAACAGCTTAACCAGCTTCCAGGTCATCGCCTCTTTGTTGAAAGCACTGCGCTGCGGAACCCCTTCCAATACATCAATAAACAGTTGCCAGATAAAAGTCGCAGGAAGAGGAAAAGCAAGATTGGCAGCAATACCTTGCTCATTCGCAAGTGCTAGCTTCAACCATTGTGACATCCCGGGGCTTTGCACCAGAATCTGCTCCGCTTGCAACGGGTTCGCTAGCGGGTCTCGACGGATCAGCTCAACGAGCAGGGACTTTAATACATCGAGCTGATTGGAATGATAGACGGTAAACACGGCAGCACTCACCAAAGTGAAAGAGGCTTAGTATACCCCTCCGCTCTCCATCGAGGTACTGCTTTACTTCGTTTCAAATCAGCATGCTGTGAATCTGAGCCTTAACCGATTACAAATCGCGCTGAGGCACCCACTGATAATGGCTAAGGTAGCGATAACTCACATAGACCACCATCACCGTCGCCACGGCCAGTTCGATGTTTGCCAACAAAATCACCCGATCACGATAATGATCAGCGACGCCACTTTGGCATAACCACTCAGCAAGTTTATACAGCGCGGTAGCGCCTATGACGAGTGGAAAGGTAAACGCCGCATATCCGGGTGTAAAAGGAAGACGAATCAAACGCAGCAACAAGAGGTAAACCAGCGAAGTCATGGTGACAGCCACCACGCTTAACAAGGCGACTAACCACATAGAAGGCTGCTCAACAAAGCTCAAATAGCCCGCTAAAGAGAGACTCGCGGGAGCAGCAAGGATCGCCAAGGTTGGCTTGGCTTGCTCAGGCACGGGTTTATCAAACAACAAGCGAAAGAGCATTGCAGGCAATAACACTGCATAGGCAGCAATGCCGAAGTAAAGGGTCATCGATGCGACCCAATCGAGTTGCCCCCCCGGAAATGTCACCGCAGCAACAATCATACCGATAGGCGGCACAAACCAACTTGGCACCATGTGGTGCAGTTGAAACTCACGAGAGCGGTGGTAGCAAAACACGGCGAGAAAGCTGATATGGGCCAACACTGCCGCGAGCCACACCGCTTGACCCAGCAGAGGAAACCAATCCGCTAAGGTCACAGACAACACCATGCTCGCCATCGCCATGGTCGGCACCACGCTTCCCACCACAGGATGGGCTAAATCATCTTTCAGCAGCTGTGGATGACGAAGAAACTTCACCAATAAAGTGATGACCAAACTCGCGGCAACGAAGGCTGTGATCTGTCTGATCAGCTCACCATCAAACGTGACCGCGCCAAGGCTAAAAAAACGCCCACCAATCGCCCCTTCCCAACACAAGCCGAGGCTTGCAATACCCAGCGCTAACCCGGCCATTGGGGTTGGGGCATGCTTCACTTGTCGAAGGAGAAATCGTGGCATAACGAGCACTCATGATGGTTGTCTAACTTTCAGGAATAAAGTGTAAAGGAGCTTACTAATTATGAATAATTGAATATATTTAATCACACGTTAAGTTTTACTTAACAGTGCAAACGTTTGAACGGGAAGTGACGGGAGAGATGAGTGAATATTGCATTGAGACAATTACAAGTATTTGTTTCTGTTGCGCAAGAAGGGTCGATTACGCAAGCTGCAGAAAAACTCTTCCTGACGAAACCTGCGGTAAGCATGGCCTTATCAGAGTTAGAGAAACAGCTCAATCATGCGCTCTTTGATCGCCATAAGAACCGACTTATTCTCAATCATCAAGGAAAGCAGCTACTGCCACTCGCGGCTGAACTCTTAGAGCGTGCCGGAAGCATCGCTTCATTGTTCGAAGAAGGTCGCCAACTCGCTGGCCAGCTGGCGATTGGATGCAGTGATACCGTCGGGAACCAAGTCCTCCCCTTTTTACTGCAAGATTTTCGAGAAAAAACCCAGCACAGTGAACAGAGTGTGCTTATCAGCAATACCCGAGATATCGCGGATAAACTGCTCGATTTCGAAATCGATATCGGGTTAGTGGAAGGCCGTGTACAACGCCCTTCCTTGCAATCCACCCCCTGGCTTGGCGATGAAATGGTGGTGGTTTGCTCGCCACATCATCCGCTTGCAAAGCGGAAAACTGTCACACTACTCGACTTAGAGCAAACCCAGTGGTTGCTTCGCGAGCCCGGCTCGGGCACCCGCGAGTTTTTCCTCAATCAGATCGCCGCCAGATTGGCCGATTGGAAACTGGCCTTTGAACTCAATACCACGGAAGCGTTGATCAATAGTTGCGCAGCCGGTTTAGGGATGAGTTGTCTATCACAACGTGCCGTACAGCACGCCATCGCGGACGGACGCTTAACCGCTTTGAACCTGCCACTTGATCTCCGCCGCGATTACTATTTGGTCTACCACCAGCAAAAATACCAAAGTCCGCTATTGCAAGCCTTCGTCGCCTTCTGTCAGCAGTGGCAGGACAAAAAAGTTTAAATGCGATTATCGCCGACACTGAAAGCAATGATTTGACTGATCTCGTTCAACGAGCGGCCACTTTGCTGTTGCCACTCATTGAACGCCGCTTGCGCAGCGGCATGAGAACGTTTGCTGTTCACGCCACCAGAAATAATATCGGTATGACGCAAATAGTCTTCAATATCCTTGGTGAGCAAGAAGGTCTCTTTCCCCATCACTCGTAAAGTGTACGGTCCGGTGTTTCCCCCCAAGCGATCACCTTTCTGTTTTAAAGCAGCCCAGAGACCGATGATATCCTCGCTTGGCCATTCAGCAATGAAGCGACTGAAGCTACCATGCGTCAACTGAATATCGTAAATCATCTGTGCGTTGGCACGAATCGACTTCACCCGCGTAAAGTTGCGAATAATTCGGGTATCTTGTGATTTTTGCTCCCACATCTCGTCAGGCATCATCAGCAACTTCTCAATATCAAAGCCCCAAAACACCTCTTCAAACCCGGGCCATTTATTCCGCACCACTTTCCAGCTCAGTCCAGATTGAAACACTTTCTGACTCATCGCAGCTAACCAGCGATCATCCGGCACGCTGATTAACGCATCAGCAGGCATAGGCGGCGTCAACAGCTCCTCTAACGCGGTAACGCCCCCCTTTCTTTCTGCTGCTCGTTGATAGATTGCAGTAAATTTTTCCTGCGTCATCGCGTTTTTCTCCTCCCCGCTGGACAATGCCTATAATGCTACTGTATAAAAAGCCAGTAAATCAACTTGGAGACGACCCATGGCTGTTATCATTAAATACGTGGTAGAGCGAAACGGAGAAGAAAAAATGACCTTCACCTCTAAAGCCGAAGCCGACGCTTATGACAAAATGCTGGATATGGCTGATGCCCTGTTCGCAGTAATTGAGAAGAGTGATTTGGTCGAAGACGAAGGAAAGCGTGAAGAGCTTGCGATGTTCCTCGCTGAAAATCGCGATGATGTACTGGAAGCGCTAGGGGCTAAACGTAAGCCAGCCCCGAAGAAAAAAGCCGCAAAGCCAGCCGCTGATGCAGACGCGGTGGAAGACGCAGCGTAACGCAAGCCTGTGACTCAAATCGCAGCAAATCAATCTGGCGCATCCATAGAATGCGCCATTTTTATACCCTTCTACAGCGCTAAACTTCAACTCAAAACTTCTGAAACAACATTTTCCACTTAATCTTTCGGAAACGCTTCATTAATCCGTTTTGTAGCATTAAGATGAGGGATTTGTTGTTGACCTCACACTTTTTCGGGTCGTGAATTACACAGCGCTCTACACATTTTTGAAATGGAGAATTCTCACACATGGCTAGCTTTGCACTTGCGCTAGGCACGGCAACTAAAAACCGTGATGGCAAAATCATTGAAGCATTTTTCCCTGCACCTATCCTTAATCCAAGCGACGAACTAGTCAGTGCGGTAGCAGACGTGGCTGGTTACAAAGAAGGTAACCAAGCAATTGAAGTGAATGCTTCTCAAATGTCAGCATTCGCAGCAGCATTTGAAGCAGCAGGCCAAGCACAAGCGGCACTCTTCGCGAATAAAGCAGCCTCTTCTGAGCAACCTCTGGTTGCTGTGATTCTTGCTGCTGACGAAAAACCCGCTTCTGTCGCAGAAGGTTTTTTGAAGCTGCAACTTATCTCTAACCGCCTAGTAAAACCACACGGTGTGGTACTTGATGGTATTTTCGGCCTGCTCCACAACATCGCATGGACCAACAAAGGACCAATCGACTTACCAGAGCTGGCTGAGCGCCAAATGGACGCGCGTCTGAACGGCGAAGTTATCTCTGTCGATTGTGTCGATAAGTTCCCTAAAATGGTGGATTACGTTGTACCAGCAGGTGTGCGCATCGCTGATACTTCTCGTGTACGCCTTGGTGCACATGTGGGTGAAGGCACAACCGTGATGCATGAAGGCTTCATCAACTTCAATGCAGGCACCACGGGTGTCAGCATGGTTGAAGGTCGTATCTCTGCAGGTGTTGTTGTGAACGATGGCTCAGACATCGGTGGTGGTGCTTCTATCATGGGCACACTTTCTGGCGGTGGTACCGTCGTTGTCTCTATCGGCGAAAACAGCCTACTTGGTGCCAATGCGGGTCTTGGTTTCCCACTGGGTGACCGTTGTACAATTGAATCAGGTCTATACGTAACGGCGGGCTCTAAAGTACGCATGCTGGATTCAGAAGGCAAAGAAGTCGAAGTGGTCAAAGCGCGTGATTTAGCGGGTAAACCAGACTTACTTTTCCGCCGCAACTCAGTAACGGGCCAAATCGAATGCCTCACCAACAAAACAGCGGTTGAGCTTAACAGCGAGCTTCACAGCAACAACTAATCGTGCTGTAAAAACCTTTTCAAAGCCTTCCTTTCGGAAGGCTTTTTTGTTTTCGCTTTTCTCACTCGACGGCTTCCCCACTCAAAACAAGTAACAAATTCGCAAAGCAATACCCAAATCTTGTGCATTATTGATGCTACACCATCAACGTGCTTCAAACCCTGCCATTAATGACATAAAGCTCATCGTAACCCTCCGATTTTGCAGCAAATCAGCACCTGCCATCAAAGCGACCCACTTGCACATTTGCTCACCTTTTATTGCGCATTGCCCGAAAGGACAGGGGCCTACCCTTCCAATCAGCTCAAAAAAGGCCAACCGAGACTTACTATTTTTCTCGAGCTGTTAACAAAAGCAGTCACAAAAACCCAATTTTAAAGTCAAAAAGGCAGGATTGAGAGATGACGTTAAATACCGAACTCACAACAGCAGCACGACCCCATATCGACGATATTCTAGGGCCATCATCAAGCCGTTATTTTGGTGAGGGGTTTAAACGCACCGTTTATGCTCCCCAAGTCAATTACCGTCAGGATAACGCTGAAGGCCACGTACAGATTCGTTATCGGACTGATTGGTCGAAGAAAAAGACCACCAAACCACGCAACCCTCATCTCAGTACGGTTGATGCGATTTTAATTGCAGGCCAAATTGCCTCGACCCTGCTGCAAAAAAAACATCGCCTCTCTAAATCTCACTGCCAACAAGTTTGGCTACGTAGTATCACTATCAATGCAGGTCAGCTTGCTGAAGAAGATTTGGACGCCGTCCCAGTGCACACTGAGTTACTGGCTACACGGGAAGACACTGATAGCTTGTTTGGTTTTCTGAGCCAGTTTAAGACACGTTTAGGCACGATGGAAATTGACCTCTGTTTAGACCATACCCTTGATAGTGATCCGTTAAATCAAGTTAATGAAGGGCAGTACTTTACCCAAGGCTACCTCGATCGCTTGTGTGATATCAGCGGCATCACGCCAGCCGAAGACAACTTATCGGTCACCGGCGATCTGCGCCTTCGAACTGATTATCTTCATATGCTTGATGGGGTGATGGGCGCCTACCCAATGTCGCTGATGGTGTTAGACATTGCCGTCAGTTTTGCCCAACTGGCGCAAGTCATGATGTATCGACTCGACAACCTTGACCGCGCGCAAACCAACAACCTTTGGATGCGCCACGTGACGTTAACCTGCCCTTATCCCATCGTACCGCGAGTCAAACAGACCATCTCTGTCATTAACAGAAAAAGCACCATTATTCCAATGAATGGCGAAAACTGGCGGCTTAGCACCGCGACAGGCGCAATCGCAGGCCACCCTGATTTCACCATCAAAGCTAAACTTTGCCACGCACTGCCAAAAGGAGAAAACGCATGAAAATCGCTATTTCAGGGACGTACTCAACCGGAAAAACCACATTAACTGAAGCCCTTGCCCTCGCCACTGGGGTACAAAGAACACAGGCGAGAACCATGCGGGAAATATTGCCTGATGCAGTACCGGGTAAAACGCTTGAACAATGTAATGTTTATGAGCTGATGAACCTCGGCCTATCACGTCTTTCAGAACGTGTCGTCAATGAAGAACGCGCCGGGGAGCACTACTTCTCAGATGGATCATGCTTGCATGAATGGGTCTATGGCGCCGCGAGATTGCAAACGGGCATCAATCCAGCCGATGGTAACCTCCTTCTCGCACTAAAACGCTTAATCGGTATGCCCTTTGCTGCAACACACATTGGCTATATGAAGGCATTTGGTGATGTGGTAAAGCGTCATGCAAAAAATACCTACACTCACTTTGTCCACTTGCCTGTTGAGTTCGACCTTGTTGCGGATGGTCACCGCCCGGTATCTGAATCTTTTCGCAAACTCTCAAATGATCTGTTGCTTTCGACCTTACAAGAACTGCAGATCCCTTATATTGAAGCAGGTGGCGACCTCAGCACTCGCATTCACACCATCACCGATCATTTTGGTATTCCGCTAAAAATGGATCCTGAACTCGCGATTGAGTTAGCGGTGAAAAAGGTAAAAGCTGAAGCGATTGAAATAGAAAACCATCGTCTTGCTGTCTTAAACACCCAACAAGCCTAGCCTGCACATTGGATCTGGATTGCAGTACCAGATCCCTGCCTACATCAATCCCATTTCATTGGCGCGAATCGCGGCATAGGTTCGGTTGTTCACATTCAACTTCTTATAGATATTTTGTAGGTGGAACTTCACTGTCCGTTCAGTGATCGACATGAGCTGACTGATTTCCCAGTTACTCTTTCCATACCTTAACCAGATCAAGATCTCTCTTTCACGGGAAGATAAATCAATACCCGTGTCAGGTACACTCCCCCCACCAAGCTGTTTCACGGCGTGGTGCAGGTGAGGAGCGAGAAAGTAGATCGCATTGATCTCATCTTCACTAGGTTGTCTATTGCCAAAAGACATCAGCAACATATTGTTGAGTTGCGGCCCAGGTGCGCCATAGACGATCAAGCGGCGTCCGAAGATGGGATGTGCGATCGGATCCACCGCCAACAATGAACGACCCAATCGGTTATCAAGCGAGATAAACAGCGGATCCTTCTGCCATTGCGTGTCTGTTAAGCAAGCCTTGAGCTTCTCGACGGGAAAGTTAATGCAAACAGGCAAAGACACGAGCGTTAATGGCCATTCGCCAAGAAGACAAAACTGGTGTGGTACCACCTTTGCGAACGCGCGAAACCACGCTTTTAACTCGTTCTCCGTGGTGATGTTTGACACTTGCTGCGTGAGCTGGAAAAACTGCTCCTTGTCCATAGCCTGTCCCTTGTGATCATTTCCCATTGACTATCATGCTCTGCGAGAAGACAAAGAGACCTGCCACGACGCTGACTATCGCGGTCTCTTTAAAATTGCAGACTGATACTCAAGCCACCTCAAGATGGCTTCATTGAATATGCACATCATTTAATACAGACAAACAAGGGAGATAAAGCAAGTCGCCTATTGAGAAAGGAAAGATGAGAAGGTAAACATCATTAACTGAAATCGATTACATTGTCATTTCAGCATTAGTTTGCGTAGGATAACCAAAAAAAAGCGCAGCCATTGCTGCGCACCTTACTTACCACTTTCTCCACCGCTCTCGGCCTGCATCGTAGTCTAACTGGAACGACCAACCATGAGGCAAGTCATGGCAGATCCCCAGATAAGGCTTACCTATTCGCCCCAGCATCCACGCATTGCTGCTCTCACAGTACTGCGCTTTGCCAATCGCATACCCTTCTTCATAGAGCGAGAGCGCTTCCTCATTCATCGACGCATTTCGGACATGTAAGCCACGCAATGCATCTTCCTCACCCAGTTGATACCACTGCTCGTTATTCGCATACTCTGCAACATAGGTAGACTGGCATCCGACGAGCGCTATGGGTGCAAGTAGCCATAAAAGCTTAGTTTTCATGTACACCTCCCACTACATTCTGCACACGATTTCGATGTTCAGAATGCGAGCGAAATCCTAGACTAATTAACGTATAGCTTAACGCTGCAGCAACCAAAAGCAATACGCCCAAGTGCCATGCGTTGGCGATACCTAACGACATCAACCCCATGCTTAGCAATGAAGCAAATACCATTTGGCAAGCCCCCGATAACGCAGCAACTGCCCCCGCATTATCTTTGTATGGCAAGAGAAGTTGCGACTGCGCACAAGGAAAAGCAACACCATTCGCAACTATCATTAGAAATTGACCGGACATGACCGCAAAAGGTGTCAACGGACATAATATAAGCCACATACCTGCTGTTACCTGAATCAGAGGCGCAAATTTCAGCATCTTCTCTGTCCCTATACGTGGTCTAAATCGGTTACAGATCATCCCTCCGACAAGGAGGCCACACGTAGGCAGCAAAGACCACATCGCATACTGATCTGAGCTCATCCCTATTTCAACTTGCATCACAAACGGCATCAAAGAGATAGCCACGACCACCAGCCCATAGTTCAACCAGCCAATCGCAGAAAAACTGACAAAATAGGCCGAACCCGCGAGTTGCTTGTACTGCTTTAGCATGACTTTCGGAGACTGAATCGACTTACGTTTCGCAAGGGTCTCTTTAAATATCACCACAAAGATCAACCATACCAGTGCCACGTATGAGAGCAGCACAACAAACACCGCCAACCAGCCAAAATGATGATTAATGAAACCACCAATAACGGGGGCGATAATCGGACAAATGGATGCGACCATGGCTAACCACGTTAACGCTTGGGTCAAATGGCCTGCACTGTAGCTGTCTCGAATAGAGGCACGGGCTAATACCGCACAGCATCCCGCGCCTAAGCCTTGAATAAATCGCCCCGCCAGCAACCATTCAAATTGCGCAGCACCCACCACTGACACCGTTAGCCCCAATACCGCCAGCAATAACCCAATCAATAAAATCGGCTTGCGACCTAGAGAATCAGAGAGGGGGCCATACAGTAACTGCGATGGACCAAAGCCGAGTAAATAGATTGAAATAAGTAGCTGAACTTGTTCTGCTGGTAATTGAAATTCTTGGGCAATCCAAGGTAGAGAGGGAAACAGCAACCCAACACTGAGTTGACCAATACTAACGATAAGGCAAGCGAGTAAGACAGGGCGAAACAAAAATTTATCTGGCATTGAATGACCTCCACCCGACTATTATCGCCCGAAAACCCAATATTGAGTGCGGAAACCTCGTCAGGGGATTCGGTCCTAGCAGGAAAGATTAGTATCACGCCTTTAGAACTGACACAGAGATGCGGAAATCACCTCAGGATGGATAAGCATAAAAAAAGCCGCGATAACCATCGCGGCTTTCCTTTCACGCATACCCAAGCATTACTCTGCTTGGGTATCGCACAACCGATTAACCCGTTAGGTCATCAAAGAACTTCTTCACGCCTTTGAAGAAGCCTTCTGCTTTCGGTTTATGTTTCGTTGCTGCTGCGCCACCACAAGACTCTTCTAGCTCTTTCAGAAGTTCTTTTTGACGACTACTGAGGTTCACAGGTGTTTCCACAACCAGTTTACACATCAGATCACCCACTGCACCGCTACGCACCGACTTAACGCCTTTGCCACGCATACGGAACATACGATCCGTTTGAGTTTCAGCCGGTACTTTCAGGCTCACACGGCCATCGAGGGTCGGCACTTCCACCTCACCACCCAAGGCGGCCATGGTAAAGCTGACTGGCACTTCACAGTAAAGGTTATTACCATCGCGCTCAAAGATGTTGTGCTCGCGGACATGCACTTGCACATACAAATCGCCCGCTGGTGCACCAAACTCACCCGCTTCACCTTCACCCGAAAGGCGAATACGGTCGCCCGTATCAACACCAGCAGGGATCTTCACAGACAAAGTCTTACTCTTCTGCACTCGACCTTGACCATGACAGGCGTTACATGGATCTTTGATGATCTTACCGCGACCATGACAGGTTGGACACGTCTGCTGCACGGCAAAGAAACCTTGGCGCATCTGCACTTGACCGTGACCATGACAGGTACCACAGGTCGTTGCTGATGTGCCCGGTTTTGCACCGCTACCATCACAGACATCACAATGTTGTAAGGTAGGGACTTCAATCTCTTTGGTCACACCACGGACCGCTTCTTCCAGCGTTAATTCCATGTTGTAGCGTAGGTCTGAACCGCGCTGTGCACGCTGTTGACGTCGACCACCACCGCCACCGAAAATATCACCAAAGACATCACCGAAGATGTCACCAAAATCTGCACCGCCGCCACCGAAGCCGCCACCGCCCATACCACCTTGCTCAAATGCGGCATGGCCATATTGGTCGTAAGCTGCTTTCTTCTGCGCATCGGTCAGAATTTCATAAGCTTCTTTTACTTCTTTAAATTTTTCTGCAGCGCTTTCATCACCCGCGTTACGGTCAGGGTGAAATTTCATCGCAAGACGTTTGTACGCCTTTTTAATATCGCGCTCAGAGGCGTCACGACCGACACCCAACACTTCATAATAATCGCGTTTCGACATATTGATCAGAACCTGCTTTAAATACAGCGACGGGCGCAGGAGGTAACTCCAACGCCCGCGCTGCTTAAAATAACACTAACTAGCTAGTCTTATTTTTTGTCGTCTTTAACTTCTTCAAACTCAGCATCAACAACATCGTCGTCTTGCTGTGCTTGCTGACCACCTTCAGCGCCGGCACCTTCAGCAGCTTGCTGAGCTTGTGCTTGCTGTTGAGCGATTTCCATCAGCTTTTGAGAAGCTTGAACTAGCTCTTGTACTTTCGCGTCGATTTCTTCTTTATCTTCGCCTTTCGCAGCCGTCTCTAGCGCAGAAACCGCAGCTTCAATTGACGCTTTATCGTCAGCTGGTAGTGCTTCACCTGCTTCTTCGATCTGCTTACGAGTACCGTGTACAAGTTGGTCCGCTTGGTTACGCGCAGTCACTAGCTCTTCGAACTTCTTGTCCGACTCAGCATTTGCTTCTGCTTCTTGAACCATCTTGTTGATTTCGTCTTCGCTTAGACCACCAGACGCTTGGATAGTGATCTTCTGCTCTTTACCTGTGCTCTTGTCTTTCGCAGAAACGTGTAGGATACCGTCAGCATCAAGGTCGAAAGTCACTTCGATTTGAGGCATACCACGTGGCGCAGGTTGAATGCCTTCTAGGTTAAATTGACCTAGAGACTTGTTATCTAGAGAACGCTTACGCTCACCCTGAAGTACGTGGATAGTTACCGCGCTTTGGTTATCTTCAGCCGTAGAGAACACTTGGTTCGCTTTCGTTGGGATAGTGGTGTTCTTCTCGATAAGCTTGGTCATCACACCACCCATCGTCTCGATACCGAGAGAGAGAGGCGTAACGTCTAGCAGTAGAACGTCTTTCACGTCACCGGCCAGTACACCACCTTGAACAGCAGCACCCATTGCAACCGCTTCATCTGGGTTCACGTCTTTACGTGGCTCTTTACCGAAGAACTCAGTCACTTTCGCTTGAACCATAGGCATACGCGTCTGGCCACCCACTAGGATAACGTCAGTGATGTCGCCTACAGAAAGGTCTGCATCAGAAAGTGCAATCTTCAATGGCTCTAGAGAGCGTTGAACAAGATCTTCAACCAATGACTCAAGCTTCGCACGTGTTACTTTCACGTTCATGTGCTTAGGACCTGTCGCATCTGCCGTTACGTATGGCAGGTTAACGTCAGTTTGCTGTGCAGAAGAAAGCTCAATCTTCGCTTTTTCAGCCGCTTCTTTCACACGCTGCATCGCAAGCGGGTCATTCTTAAGGTCGATACCTTGATCTTTCTTAAACTCGTCAACCAAGTAGTTGATCATGCGGTTATCGAAGTCTTCACCACCAAGGTGAGTGTCACCGTTAGTTGCAAGTACTTCAAAGGTCTTCTCGCCTTCAACTTCGTCGATTTCGATGATAGAGATATCGAACGTACCACCACCTAAGTCGTAAACAGCGATAGTGCGGTC
Proteins encoded in this region:
- the dnaJ gene encoding molecular chaperone DnaJ, with the protein product MSKRDYYEVLGVGRDASERDIKKAYKRLAMKFHPDRNAGDESAAEKFKEVKEAYEILTDAQKKAAYDQYGHAAFEQGGMGGGGFGGGGADFGDIFGDVFGDIFGGGGGRRQQRAQRGSDLRYNMELTLEEAVRGVTKEIEVPTLQHCDVCDGSGAKPGTSATTCGTCHGHGQVQMRQGFFAVQQTCPTCHGRGKIIKDPCNACHGQGRVQKSKTLSVKIPAGVDTGDRIRLSGEGEAGEFGAPAGDLYVQVHVREHNIFERDGNNLYCEVPVSFTMAALGGEVEVPTLDGRVSLKVPAETQTDRMFRMRGKGVKSVRSGAVGDLMCKLVVETPVNLSSRQKELLKELEESCGGAAATKHKPKAEGFFKGVKKFFDDLTG
- the dnaK gene encoding molecular chaperone DnaK — protein: MGKIIGIDLGTTNSCVAVLDGDAPRVIENAEGERTTASVIAYTQDGETLVGQPAKRQAVTNPENTLFAIKRLIGRRFEDEEVQRDIEIMPYKIVKADNGDAWVEAKGQKMAAPQVSAEVLKKMKKTAEDFLGEEVTGAVITVPAYFNDAQRQATKDAGRIAGLEVKRIINEPTAAALAYGLDKDGGDRTIAVYDLGGGTFDISIIEIDEVEGEKTFEVLATNGDTHLGGEDFDNRMINYLVDEFKKDQGIDLKNDPLAMQRVKEAAEKAKIELSSAQQTDVNLPYVTADATGPKHMNVKVTRAKLESLVEDLVQRSLEPLKIALSDADLSVGDITDVILVGGQTRMPMVQAKVTEFFGKEPRKDVNPDEAVAMGAAVQGGVLAGDVKDVLLLDVTPLSLGIETMGGVMTKLIEKNTTIPTKANQVFSTAEDNQSAVTIHVLQGERKRSLDNKSLGQFNLEGIQPAPRGMPQIEVTFDLDADGILHVSAKDKSTGKEQKITIQASGGLSEDEINKMVQEAEANAESDKKFEELVTARNQADQLVHGTRKQIEEAGEALPADDKASIEAAVSALETAAKGEDKEEIDAKVQELVQASQKLMEIAQQQAQAQQAAEGAGAEGGQQAQQDDDVVDAEFEEVKDDKK